One part of the Pithys albifrons albifrons isolate INPA30051 chromosome 21, PitAlb_v1, whole genome shotgun sequence genome encodes these proteins:
- the TRAF4 gene encoding TNF receptor-associated factor 4 isoform X1 — translation MPGYDYKLLERPRRRVLCPLCGKPMREPVRVSTCGHRFCDTCLQEFLSEGVFKCPEDQLPLDYAKIYPDPELEAQVLSLAIRCIHSEEGCRWSGLIKHLQAHLGTCGFNVIPCPNRCSAKLSRRDLPEHVQHNCPKRRVKCEFCASDFTGEAFEGHQGTCPQESVYCENKCGARMMRRLLSQHALAECPKRTQPCTYCNKEFVFDTIQNHQYQCPRYPVPCPNQCGTPSIPREDVPTHLKESCNTAMLLCPFKEAGCKHRCPKLAMGRHLEESTKAHLGMVCALVSRQRQEILELRRDVEELSVSSDGTLIWKISDYARKLQEAKARSNYEFFSPPFYTHKYGYKLQVSAFLNGNGSGESSHLSVYIRVLPGEYDNLLEWPFSYRVTFSLLDQSDPSLSKPQHITETFHPDPNWKNFQKPGASRSSLDESTLGFGYPKFISHEDIRKRNYVRDNAIFIKASVEIPQKILA, via the exons atgCCGGGCTACGACTACAAGCTGCTGGAGCGGCCGCGGCGGCGGGTGCTGTGCCCGCTCTGCGGGAAGCCCATGCGGGAGCCCGTCCGCGTCTCCACCTGCGGCCACCGCTTCTGCGACACCTGCCTGCAGGAGTTCCTCAG TGAAGGTGTCTTCAAGTGCCCGGAGGACCAGCTGCCCCTGGACTATGCCAAG ATCTACCCCGACCCGGAGCTGGAGGCGCAGGTGCTGAGCCTGGCCATCCGCTGCATCCACAGCGAGGAGGGCTGCCGCTGGAGCGGGCTCATCAAGCACCTCCAG GCCCATCTTGGCACCTGTGGCTTCAACGTGATCCCCTGCCCCAACCGGTGCAGCGCCAAACTGAGCCGCCGTGACCTGCCCGAGCACGTCCAGCACAACTGCCCCAAGCGCCGCGTCAAGTGCGAGTTCTGCGCCAGCGACTTCACTGGGGAGGCCTTTGAG GGCCACCAGGGCACGTGTCCCCAGGAGAGTGTGTACTGTGAGAACAAGTGCGGGGCCCGCATGATGCGGCGCCTGCTGTCCCAGCACGCCCTGGCCGAGTGCCCCAAGcgcacccagccctgcacctACTGCAACAAGGAGTTTGTCTTCGACACCATCCAG AACCACCAGTACCAGTGTCCCCGGtaccctgtgccctgtcccaaCCAGTGTGGGACACCCAGCATCCCGCGGGAGGATGTCCCCACCCACCTCAAGGAGAGCTGCAACACTGCCATGCTGCTGTGCCCCTTCAAGGAAGCTGGCTGCAAGCACCGG tgccccaaGCTGGCCATGGGCCGGCACCTGGAGGAGAGCACCAAGGCACACCTGGGCATGGTGTGTGCCCTGGTGAGCCGGCAGCGGCAGGAGATCCTGGAGCTGCGGCGGGACGTGGAGGAGTTGTCGGTGAGCAGCGACGGGACCCTCATCTGGAAGATCTCTGACTACGCCCGCAAGCTGCAGGAGGCCAAGGCCCGCAGCAACTACGAGTTCTTCAGCCCCCCGTTCTACACCCACAAGTACGGCTACAAGCTCCAGGTCTCGGCTTTCCTCAACGGCAACGGCAGCGGCGAGAGCAGCCACCTCTCCGTCTACATCCGAGTGCTGCCGGGGGAGTACGACAACCTGCTGGAGTGGCCCTTCTCCTACCGTGTCACCTTCTCCCTGCTGGACCAGAGCGACCCCTCGCTCTCCAAGCCCCAGCACATCACCGAGACCTTCCACCCTGATCCCAACTGGAAGAACTTCCAGAAGCCGGGAGCGTCGCGCAGCTCCCTGGATGAGAGCACGCTGGGCTTTGGCTACCCCAAGTTCATCTCCCACGAGGACATCAGGAAACGGAACTACGTGCGGGATAACGCCATCTTCATCAAAGCCTCAGTGGAGATCCCCCAGAAGATCCTGGCCTGA
- the TRAF4 gene encoding TNF receptor-associated factor 4 isoform X2, translating to MPGYDYKLLERPRRRVLCPLCGKPMREPVRVSTCGHRFCDTCLQEFLSEGVFKCPEDQLPLDYAKIYPDPELEAQVLSLAIRCIHSEEGCRWSGLIKHLQAHLGTCGFNVIPCPNRCSAKLSRRDLPEHVQHNCPKRRVKCEFCASDFTGEAFENHQYQCPRYPVPCPNQCGTPSIPREDVPTHLKESCNTAMLLCPFKEAGCKHRCPKLAMGRHLEESTKAHLGMVCALVSRQRQEILELRRDVEELSVSSDGTLIWKISDYARKLQEAKARSNYEFFSPPFYTHKYGYKLQVSAFLNGNGSGESSHLSVYIRVLPGEYDNLLEWPFSYRVTFSLLDQSDPSLSKPQHITETFHPDPNWKNFQKPGASRSSLDESTLGFGYPKFISHEDIRKRNYVRDNAIFIKASVEIPQKILA from the exons atgCCGGGCTACGACTACAAGCTGCTGGAGCGGCCGCGGCGGCGGGTGCTGTGCCCGCTCTGCGGGAAGCCCATGCGGGAGCCCGTCCGCGTCTCCACCTGCGGCCACCGCTTCTGCGACACCTGCCTGCAGGAGTTCCTCAG TGAAGGTGTCTTCAAGTGCCCGGAGGACCAGCTGCCCCTGGACTATGCCAAG ATCTACCCCGACCCGGAGCTGGAGGCGCAGGTGCTGAGCCTGGCCATCCGCTGCATCCACAGCGAGGAGGGCTGCCGCTGGAGCGGGCTCATCAAGCACCTCCAG GCCCATCTTGGCACCTGTGGCTTCAACGTGATCCCCTGCCCCAACCGGTGCAGCGCCAAACTGAGCCGCCGTGACCTGCCCGAGCACGTCCAGCACAACTGCCCCAAGCGCCGCGTCAAGTGCGAGTTCTGCGCCAGCGACTTCACTGGGGAGGCCTTTGAG AACCACCAGTACCAGTGTCCCCGGtaccctgtgccctgtcccaaCCAGTGTGGGACACCCAGCATCCCGCGGGAGGATGTCCCCACCCACCTCAAGGAGAGCTGCAACACTGCCATGCTGCTGTGCCCCTTCAAGGAAGCTGGCTGCAAGCACCGG tgccccaaGCTGGCCATGGGCCGGCACCTGGAGGAGAGCACCAAGGCACACCTGGGCATGGTGTGTGCCCTGGTGAGCCGGCAGCGGCAGGAGATCCTGGAGCTGCGGCGGGACGTGGAGGAGTTGTCGGTGAGCAGCGACGGGACCCTCATCTGGAAGATCTCTGACTACGCCCGCAAGCTGCAGGAGGCCAAGGCCCGCAGCAACTACGAGTTCTTCAGCCCCCCGTTCTACACCCACAAGTACGGCTACAAGCTCCAGGTCTCGGCTTTCCTCAACGGCAACGGCAGCGGCGAGAGCAGCCACCTCTCCGTCTACATCCGAGTGCTGCCGGGGGAGTACGACAACCTGCTGGAGTGGCCCTTCTCCTACCGTGTCACCTTCTCCCTGCTGGACCAGAGCGACCCCTCGCTCTCCAAGCCCCAGCACATCACCGAGACCTTCCACCCTGATCCCAACTGGAAGAACTTCCAGAAGCCGGGAGCGTCGCGCAGCTCCCTGGATGAGAGCACGCTGGGCTTTGGCTACCCCAAGTTCATCTCCCACGAGGACATCAGGAAACGGAACTACGTGCGGGATAACGCCATCTTCATCAAAGCCTCAGTGGAGATCCCCCAGAAGATCCTGGCCTGA